In Triticum aestivum cultivar Chinese Spring chromosome 5B, IWGSC CS RefSeq v2.1, whole genome shotgun sequence, the following proteins share a genomic window:
- the LOC123117379 gene encoding basic blue protein-like, producing the protein MARGTMVPTLLVLLLAVCCATTVVHGKEWTVGDNKGWSFGVSGWESGKHIQSGDVLVFKYNLSMHNMVQVGEEDYNSCIVSSPSRTYTSGNDHIQLARGGKVFFICNLPGHCQQGMKIAITA; encoded by the exons ATGGCACGGGGAACCATGGTACCCACCCTTTTGGTGCTGCTTCTGGCTGTTTGCTGTGCAACCACTGTTGTCCATGGCAAGGAGTGGACCGTTGGCGACAACAAGGGATGGAGCTTTGGCGTCTCCGGATGGGAGAGTGGCAAGCACATCCAGTCCGGCGACGTGCTTG TGTTCAAGTACAACCTGAGTATGCACAACATGGTGCAGGTGGGAGAAGAAGACTACAACTCGTGCATTGTCTCGAGCCCGTCAAGGACCTACACCTCCGGCAATGACCACATCCAGCTCGCCCGCGGAGGCAAAGTGTTCTTCATCTGCAACCTTCCGGGTCACTGCCAGCAAGGCATGAAGATCGCCATCACTGCTTAA